A window of Tautonia plasticadhaerens contains these coding sequences:
- a CDS encoding sigma-70 family RNA polymerase sigma factor, whose translation MAARGTGAVLKQVGAIFRGGSVAALTDGELLERFADRADEEAAEAAFEAIVARHGPMVLGVCRRVVPDPIDAEDAFQATFLVLARKAGSVRVDDSAGRWLYGVARRVATRARKRSVGRREVGVPAAPEAASPDPGPLDLALTRERAALLRDEVDRLPARYREAVVLCHFEGRSLDEAASRLGRPVGTVKARLSRARAMLRARLSRRGLGLGVLPVVPGPLLRRTVTLAVRDAFRSAPAGIAGAVVSGSVAHLAEGVIAMTGWVKVQAAGVALLSVGVTAAAVGGLGGRQDGTPKEALPVGLTPGAASGVGADAEAETPRFLSSTAEHGEEPTRVPVARSQRVADEIRSVQTQIREARELVGALEERRERISMGRDVPGVIVEAEQELQSNLAALRLKMVRLAGALRELEAMARPEVTVEVAGPEGKVIRGSTLGYQVTVRNEGRSRTGRTTLVATLSGGLVGFDDHGKPTEVRRFELSIDELEPGRRSGPFLLNVLAEGEGGQRIMIQVEDPDGVRSRPIDEIERVVEIVAPESMLNLEPLPGEPLHEADRPESVRPRVNSPPMDPALARLKIQQQRLLERYNQLWADLEPALRARLAADEENPTQALRRAEAKLSAIGQKRGLMGEKLARVDQLKHEAEAAEPDLDVSVYQDELRKLNQEMLELEYEEIEARAGLEVARQEAGKVDPRVWVERRIEQEFLADPDVRALRKELKEIQVRIDEVSRRLRSGGPTEADTDEESSGAPLPSNDSNMPPDPLDPPNASAIEPDSLPPDRSPFDHPGRSPSEADRSPFDHPGRSPSEADRSPFDHPGRGPSEAERHRDAGGPRPPASEPSGGGGPDDLPPEPPRMEFPDRVRPVRPEEGASGPFRVEEEPVEPGPNLPEERAVPEWDPELVEEPDHGPGVPRESEKATLPEYVVEPPDLIRIEVLEALPGRPIAGERLVRPDGTISLDFYGDLYVAGLTPSEIKEKVILHLREFLDDESLGLIQLDPETLDYAMKRPGDSDRVFVDVVSYNSKVYYVQGDVIQPGRLNVTGNETVLDAINYAGGLLPTADRERIRLVRPSGTGDPAEVLPIDLEAIVERGDASTNYQLLPGDRLVVPRDLRILVEQAFLALPEVQDLRAQIAYQDRKIEQLRRVAQAPSDPGLIAFEIERKKLMGRYSDLWEERSPGLRARVVGEGLDDPDRTLGGPPPVDEVQEDGPTLYRFSGEDEDATAIEPELVQSLRELVERLDAVAVGEEPGTFTVTGGVQTPGRFLIPGELRITDALELTGGTEDVPGTVFLLRRGAPIRKFSTIRGSLGRGEEDVLIQPGDQLVIRTYPPRSEGPSIDPFGEPDPDRPEAPPAVEPPAEETSPSEFDLPSTG comes from the coding sequence ATGGCGGCCAGGGGGACCGGGGCGGTTTTGAAGCAGGTGGGGGCGATCTTCCGGGGGGGATCGGTCGCCGCCCTGACCGACGGGGAGCTGCTGGAGCGGTTCGCCGATCGGGCCGACGAGGAGGCCGCCGAGGCCGCCTTCGAGGCCATCGTGGCGCGGCACGGGCCGATGGTGCTGGGGGTCTGCCGCCGGGTCGTCCCCGACCCGATCGACGCCGAGGACGCCTTCCAGGCCACCTTCCTCGTGCTGGCGAGGAAGGCGGGCTCGGTCCGGGTGGACGACTCGGCCGGCCGATGGCTGTACGGGGTGGCCCGGAGGGTGGCGACCCGGGCCCGGAAGCGGTCGGTCGGCCGTCGGGAGGTGGGCGTGCCGGCGGCCCCCGAGGCAGCCTCGCCCGACCCCGGGCCGCTCGACCTCGCGCTGACCCGGGAGCGGGCGGCGCTGCTCCGGGACGAGGTCGACCGCCTGCCCGCCCGCTACCGGGAGGCGGTGGTGCTCTGCCACTTCGAGGGCCGGAGCCTGGACGAGGCCGCCTCCCGGCTCGGCCGCCCCGTCGGCACGGTCAAGGCCCGGCTTTCCCGGGCCCGGGCGATGCTCCGGGCCCGCCTCTCCCGGAGGGGGCTCGGCCTCGGGGTGCTCCCGGTCGTCCCGGGCCCGTTGCTCCGCCGCACCGTGACCCTGGCCGTCCGGGACGCGTTCCGATCGGCCCCGGCGGGGATCGCCGGGGCGGTCGTCTCGGGCTCGGTGGCCCACCTGGCCGAAGGAGTGATCGCGATGACGGGATGGGTGAAGGTGCAGGCGGCGGGCGTGGCACTCCTGTCGGTGGGCGTGACGGCGGCGGCCGTCGGGGGGCTGGGAGGGCGACAGGATGGGACGCCGAAGGAAGCGCTGCCCGTCGGGCTGACGCCGGGCGCAGCCTCGGGGGTGGGAGCGGACGCCGAGGCGGAGACTCCGAGATTCCTCTCATCGACGGCGGAGCACGGCGAGGAGCCCACTCGGGTCCCGGTGGCAAGGAGCCAACGAGTCGCCGACGAGATCCGGTCGGTCCAGACGCAAATCCGAGAGGCCCGGGAACTGGTCGGGGCGCTGGAGGAGCGTCGTGAGCGGATCTCGATGGGACGGGACGTGCCCGGCGTGATCGTCGAGGCCGAGCAGGAACTCCAGTCGAATCTGGCCGCACTGCGGCTGAAGATGGTCCGGCTCGCCGGGGCCTTGCGGGAACTGGAGGCGATGGCCCGGCCGGAGGTCACGGTCGAGGTGGCCGGTCCCGAGGGGAAGGTGATCCGGGGCTCGACGCTCGGGTACCAGGTCACGGTCCGAAACGAAGGCCGCAGCCGGACCGGGAGGACAACCCTCGTCGCCACGCTCAGTGGCGGCCTCGTTGGCTTCGACGATCATGGCAAGCCCACCGAGGTCCGTCGCTTCGAACTCTCGATCGACGAGCTGGAGCCCGGCCGTCGCTCCGGGCCGTTCCTGCTGAACGTCCTGGCCGAAGGCGAAGGAGGGCAACGAATCATGATCCAGGTCGAGGATCCGGATGGCGTCCGATCTCGCCCGATCGACGAAATCGAGAGGGTGGTCGAGATCGTCGCCCCGGAATCGATGTTGAACCTCGAACCCCTGCCGGGGGAGCCCTTGCATGAGGCCGACCGGCCGGAGTCGGTCAGGCCCCGGGTGAATTCGCCCCCGATGGACCCCGCCCTGGCCCGGCTGAAGATCCAGCAGCAGCGGCTCCTGGAGCGGTACAACCAACTCTGGGCCGACCTGGAGCCGGCCCTGCGGGCACGCCTGGCCGCCGATGAGGAGAACCCGACGCAGGCGCTCCGGCGGGCCGAAGCGAAGTTGTCCGCCATCGGCCAGAAGCGGGGGCTGATGGGGGAGAAGCTGGCGCGAGTGGACCAGCTCAAACATGAGGCGGAGGCTGCGGAACCGGACCTCGACGTGTCCGTCTACCAGGATGAACTCCGGAAGCTGAACCAGGAGATGCTGGAGCTGGAATACGAGGAGATCGAGGCCCGGGCCGGGCTTGAGGTTGCCCGGCAGGAGGCCGGCAAGGTCGATCCCCGGGTCTGGGTCGAGCGCCGAATCGAGCAGGAGTTCCTGGCCGATCCCGACGTGCGGGCCCTCCGCAAGGAGCTTAAGGAAATCCAGGTTCGGATCGATGAGGTCTCGCGTCGGCTTCGTTCGGGGGGCCCGACCGAGGCGGACACGGACGAGGAATCGTCAGGGGCTCCGTTGCCGTCGAACGACAGCAATATGCCGCCGGATCCGCTCGATCCGCCGAACGCTTCCGCGATCGAACCGGATTCGCTGCCGCCGGATCGCTCGCCGTTCGACCACCCGGGCCGTAGCCCGTCCGAGGCGGATCGCTCGCCGTTCGACCACCCGGGCCGTAGCCCGTCCGAGGCGGATCGCTCGCCGTTCGACCACCCGGGCCGTGGCCCGTCCGAGGCGGAACGGCATCGGGACGCCGGGGGGCCGAGGCCGCCCGCCTCGGAGCCCTCGGGCGGCGGGGGCCCGGACGACCTGCCTCCGGAGCCGCCCCGCATGGAATTCCCGGATCGGGTGCGGCCGGTCCGGCCGGAGGAGGGGGCCTCGGGGCCGTTCCGGGTCGAGGAGGAGCCGGTCGAGCCGGGTCCGAATCTCCCCGAGGAGCGGGCCGTCCCGGAGTGGGACCCGGAGCTGGTCGAGGAGCCCGACCATGGACCCGGCGTGCCGAGGGAGTCGGAGAAGGCGACGCTGCCGGAGTACGTCGTCGAGCCGCCGGACCTGATCCGGATCGAGGTGCTGGAGGCGTTGCCCGGGCGGCCGATCGCCGGGGAGCGGCTGGTGAGGCCCGACGGCACGATCTCGCTGGACTTCTACGGGGATCTCTATGTCGCGGGGCTGACCCCCTCGGAGATCAAGGAGAAGGTGATCCTCCACCTCCGCGAGTTCCTGGACGACGAGTCCCTGGGGCTGATCCAGCTCGACCCCGAGACGCTCGACTACGCCATGAAGCGGCCGGGGGATTCGGACCGCGTCTTCGTCGACGTCGTCTCGTACAACAGCAAGGTCTACTACGTCCAGGGGGACGTGATCCAGCCGGGCCGGCTGAACGTGACCGGGAATGAGACGGTCCTTGACGCGATCAACTATGCCGGGGGCCTGCTGCCGACGGCCGACCGGGAGCGGATCCGGCTCGTCCGGCCGTCGGGGACGGGGGACCCGGCCGAGGTCCTGCCGATCGACCTAGAGGCGATCGTCGAGCGGGGGGACGCGAGCACGAACTACCAGCTCTTGCCCGGCGACCGGCTCGTCGTGCCCCGGGACCTGCGGATCCTGGTGGAGCAGGCGTTCCTGGCACTCCCGGAGGTCCAGGATCTCCGGGCCCAGATCGCCTACCAGGACCGGAAGATCGAGCAGCTCCGGCGCGTGGCCCAGGCCCCGAGCGATCCGGGCCTCATCGCGTTCGAGATCGAGCGGAAGAAGCTGATGGGTCGCTACTCGGATCTCTGGGAAGAGCGCTCGCCGGGGCTCCGGGCCCGGGTGGTCGGCGAGGGGCTCGACGACCCCGATCGGACGCTCGGGGGGCCCCCTCCCGTCGACGAGGTCCAGGAGGACGGCCCGACGCTCTACCGATTCTCGGGGGAGGACGAGGACGCCACGGCGATCGAGCCGGAGCTGGTGCAGTCCCTCCGCGAGCTGGTGGAGCGGCTCGACGCCGTGGCGGTCGGGGAGGAGCCGGGGACCTTCACCGTGACGGGAGGGGTGCAGACTCCCGGACGATTCCTGATCCCGGGCGAGCTGAGGATCACCGACGCCCTGGAATTGACGGGGGGGACCGAGGATGTGCCGGGGACTGTCTTCCTGCTCCGCCGGGGAGCGCCGATCCGCAAGTTCTCCACCATACGGGGATCGCTCGGGCGAGGCGAGGAGGACGTCCTCATCCAGCCCGGCGACCAACTGGTGATCCGAACATACCCGCCGAGGTCGGAAGGACCCTCGATCGATCCGTTCGGGGAGCCCGATCCTGACCGTCCCGAGGCGCCCCCGGCCGTCGAGCCTCCCGCCGAGGAGACATCGCCGAGTGAATTCGATCTCCCTTCCACCGGGTAG
- a CDS encoding multiheme c-type cytochrome, which translates to MSFRGVFIAVFLGTAMIVAAFMVNARRPLPEGRRMTPALVKATGRCAQCHEHETGAVVHEFELSEHAAAGLTCLDCHRPLEGQEVLPHQGFEIAKSVTSLNCAGCHKPEYDQYLRSRHAAPSWAAVTGPKDFTAEQVAFAERHHPGWVDRPANALAMLEGPAAITKGCQKCHDVGKPNADGSIGTCTSCHARHVSSVELARSPQTCGQCHMGPDHSQIEIYNESKHGVLFHAQRHLMDLKADPKTLSAEDMPVPTCSTCHMSGIGDRLEPTHDPGERLSYFLFADVSDRREGYRQAQVNMKASCLECHTNNSIGEFYREAESVVKSTNSLVKQARDVIDGLREDGLLTPEPFDEPIEFTYFDLWHYFGRTAKHGAFMGGADFVQWHGFYELVNKLAEIKHQAAELRGEGTEDESPSDADADAE; encoded by the coding sequence ATGTCCTTCCGAGGTGTCTTCATCGCCGTCTTCCTGGGCACGGCCATGATCGTGGCCGCCTTCATGGTCAACGCCCGGCGGCCCCTGCCCGAGGGCCGCCGGATGACCCCCGCCCTGGTCAAGGCCACCGGCCGGTGCGCCCAGTGCCACGAGCACGAGACCGGCGCCGTCGTCCACGAGTTCGAGCTGAGCGAGCACGCCGCCGCCGGGCTCACCTGCCTGGACTGCCACAGGCCGCTCGAAGGCCAGGAGGTCCTGCCACACCAGGGCTTCGAGATCGCCAAGAGCGTCACCTCGCTCAACTGCGCCGGCTGCCACAAGCCCGAGTACGACCAGTACCTCCGCAGCCGGCACGCCGCCCCCTCCTGGGCCGCCGTCACCGGCCCGAAGGACTTCACCGCCGAGCAGGTCGCCTTCGCCGAGCGGCACCACCCCGGCTGGGTCGACCGCCCGGCCAACGCCCTGGCGATGCTGGAGGGCCCGGCGGCGATCACCAAGGGCTGCCAGAAGTGCCACGACGTCGGCAAGCCGAACGCCGACGGCTCGATCGGCACCTGCACCTCCTGCCACGCCCGGCACGTCTCCTCGGTCGAGCTGGCCCGCTCCCCCCAGACCTGCGGCCAGTGCCACATGGGGCCGGATCACTCCCAGATCGAGATCTACAACGAGTCCAAGCACGGCGTCCTCTTCCACGCCCAGCGGCACCTGATGGACCTCAAGGCCGACCCCAAGACCCTCTCGGCCGAGGACATGCCCGTGCCCACCTGCTCCACCTGCCACATGAGCGGCATCGGCGACCGCCTGGAGCCCACCCACGACCCCGGCGAACGCCTCTCCTACTTCCTCTTCGCCGACGTCTCCGACCGCCGGGAGGGCTATCGCCAGGCCCAGGTCAACATGAAGGCCAGCTGCCTGGAGTGCCACACGAACAACAGCATCGGCGAGTTCTACCGCGAGGCCGAGTCGGTCGTGAAGTCGACCAACTCCCTGGTCAAGCAGGCCCGGGACGTGATCGACGGACTCCGCGAGGACGGCCTGCTCACCCCCGAGCCCTTCGACGAGCCGATCGAATTCACCTACTTCGACCTCTGGCACTACTTCGGCCGGACCGCCAAGCACGGCGCCTTCATGGGGGGGGCCGACTTCGTCCAGTGGCACGGCTTCTATGAGCTGGTGAACAAGCTCGCCGAGATCAAGCACCAGGCCGCCGAACTCCGCGGGGAGGGCACCGAGGATGAATCCCCATCCGACGCCGACGCCGACGCCGAATGA
- a CDS encoding choice-of-anchor Q domain-containing protein, with product MPTARASRAPRRLPRASRPRLEGLEPRSLLATFTVTGLDDAGPGSLREAIERANLDPDRDTIAFEPGLSGTIELASALPELATAVIVAGPGADVLSVSRSRAEGIPAFRILTVPEAADVEVEVTGLTLSGGVADAGGGVLNAGTLTLSGVTVRDNRAGADAGAFDASGGGIANSGTLTIADSSIVGNSAQGGEGSAARGSASGGGISNSGILRITGSSLTDNEATPGVQTIGASAPAAARGGGIENSGTLTIADSTLERNSAVPSGPSTTGVGGGIANVGTATASRVTFRENRADTRGGGLANDGEAVVEGATFRANRAGEGGGIANLGSVMMSDTLLADNLAEKAFPPNFADLAGSSGGAVYSSGTLRVFGSTFLGNAAISTPSSGGLFTSASGGAVANLGAASISGSTFEGNSADAEISGGPSTGASARGGAVNNEGSLIVSDSAFSGNRVDASGGTGNDATGGALNSAGSLTLSRSLFRDNRASSGGIRSALAAGGALAVRVDAGGIVTVSESTFAGNEAAGGSGFGPAGRGGAIAILGGGAATVVNSTLSGNRATSGGAISTDGDLTLAFSTLADNTGGTVVITTIPPLPQKRLTIASNVFGFGADGGGSIVNQGSEVASQGGNLFADAPEIPLAPSDLVSVDPRLGPLADNGGPTPTRALLPGSPAIDVALPVAGVTTDQRGVPRPQSTAPDAGAFEAELSTALVASPGSTSPTVGQDVEILITLTGPDGAPLGGVPAAARVVSGPNAGAEIPATPTGPDGRIRFVYTGIGGPGTDTIVASAAPTGVASTVVSPASTVTWALRPPTVLGLRRLGYHARPTRLVLAFSTAMDPARAEDLANYRLVLDGPDRLLRITSASYDEATRTVTLSPSRRLPLPFTYRLTVVGTPPGGLTSSSGVPLDGDGSGQPGSDFTATFGREALDRPTPLDPASRLDALRLLLRQRRDARRSGI from the coding sequence ATGCCCACCGCCCGAGCGTCCCGCGCCCCCCGACGCCTCCCCCGAGCCTCCCGCCCCCGGCTGGAGGGCCTGGAGCCCCGCAGCCTGCTGGCGACCTTCACCGTCACCGGCCTGGACGACGCCGGCCCCGGCTCCCTCCGCGAGGCGATCGAGCGGGCCAACCTCGACCCGGACCGGGACACGATCGCCTTCGAGCCGGGGCTCTCGGGGACGATCGAGCTGGCCTCGGCCCTGCCCGAGCTGGCGACCGCGGTGATCGTGGCCGGGCCGGGGGCCGACGTGCTCTCGGTGTCGAGGTCCCGGGCCGAGGGCATCCCCGCCTTCCGCATCCTCACGGTCCCGGAGGCGGCCGATGTCGAGGTCGAGGTCACTGGCCTGACCCTCTCCGGCGGCGTGGCCGACGCCGGCGGCGGCGTCCTCAATGCCGGGACGCTGACGCTCTCCGGCGTGACCGTCCGGGACAACCGGGCCGGGGCCGACGCCGGGGCCTTCGACGCCTCCGGGGGCGGGATCGCCAACTCCGGGACGCTGACGATCGCCGACTCCTCGATCGTCGGCAACTCGGCCCAGGGGGGCGAGGGCTCCGCCGCCCGGGGCTCCGCCTCCGGGGGGGGGATCAGCAATTCGGGGATCCTCAGAATCACCGGCTCGAGCCTGACCGACAACGAGGCAACCCCCGGCGTTCAGACCATCGGCGCCTCGGCCCCGGCCGCCGCCCGGGGGGGCGGGATCGAGAACTCCGGGACGCTGACGATCGCCGACTCCACCCTCGAACGCAACTCCGCCGTCCCCTCGGGCCCGAGCACCACCGGCGTGGGGGGGGGGATCGCCAACGTCGGCACCGCGACGGCCTCCCGCGTGACGTTCCGGGAGAACCGGGCCGACACGAGGGGGGGCGGCCTCGCCAATGACGGCGAGGCCGTCGTCGAGGGCGCCACCTTCCGGGCCAACCGCGCCGGCGAGGGCGGCGGCATCGCCAACCTCGGCAGCGTGATGATGTCTGACACCCTGCTGGCCGACAACCTGGCCGAGAAGGCATTCCCGCCCAACTTCGCCGATCTGGCGGGCAGCTCCGGGGGTGCCGTCTACAGCTCCGGCACGCTGCGGGTCTTCGGGTCGACCTTCCTCGGCAACGCGGCGATCTCCACCCCCTCGAGTGGGGGCCTGTTTACCTCGGCCTCCGGGGGGGCCGTGGCGAACCTCGGCGCCGCGTCGATCAGCGGCTCGACCTTCGAGGGGAACTCGGCCGACGCCGAGATCTCCGGCGGGCCCTCGACCGGGGCCTCCGCCCGGGGAGGCGCAGTGAACAACGAGGGCAGCCTGATCGTCTCCGACTCCGCCTTCTCCGGCAACCGCGTCGACGCCTCCGGGGGCACCGGCAACGATGCGACCGGGGGCGCCCTGAACAGCGCCGGCTCCCTGACGCTCTCCCGATCCCTCTTCCGGGACAACCGGGCGTCCTCCGGCGGCATCCGATCCGCGCTCGCCGCCGGCGGGGCCCTCGCCGTCCGGGTCGACGCGGGCGGCATCGTGACCGTCTCCGAGTCGACCTTCGCCGGCAACGAGGCGGCGGGCGGGTCCGGCTTCGGCCCGGCCGGCCGCGGTGGCGCGATCGCGATCCTCGGCGGGGGGGCGGCCACCGTCGTCAACTCCACCCTCAGCGGCAATCGGGCCACCTCAGGCGGCGCGATCTCCACCGACGGCGACCTGACCCTCGCGTTCTCCACCCTCGCCGACAACACCGGGGGCACCGTCGTCATCACCACGATCCCCCCCCTGCCCCAGAAACGCCTGACGATCGCCTCCAATGTGTTCGGGTTCGGGGCCGATGGGGGCGGCTCGATCGTCAACCAGGGCTCGGAGGTCGCCTCCCAGGGCGGCAACCTCTTCGCCGACGCCCCCGAGATCCCCCTCGCCCCCTCCGACCTCGTCTCGGTCGACCCCCGCCTCGGCCCCCTCGCCGACAACGGGGGCCCCACCCCCACCCGGGCCCTGCTCCCCGGCAGCCCGGCCATCGACGTCGCCCTGCCCGTCGCCGGCGTCACCACCGACCAGCGGGGCGTCCCCCGCCCCCAGTCCACCGCCCCCGACGCCGGCGCCTTCGAGGCGGAGCTGTCGACCGCGCTGGTGGCCTCCCCGGGCTCGACCTCGCCCACCGTCGGCCAGGACGTGGAGATCCTCATCACGCTGACCGGCCCCGACGGCGCCCCGCTGGGCGGCGTCCCGGCCGCCGCGCGGGTCGTCTCCGGGCCCAACGCCGGGGCCGAAATCCCGGCCACCCCCACCGGGCCCGACGGCCGGATCCGCTTCGTCTATACCGGCATCGGCGGGCCCGGGACCGACACGATCGTCGCCTCGGCCGCGCCGACGGGCGTCGCCTCCACCGTCGTCTCCCCCGCCTCGACCGTCACCTGGGCCCTCCGGCCGCCGACGGTCCTCGGCCTGCGGCGCCTCGGCTACCACGCCCGGCCCACCCGGCTGGTCCTCGCCTTCAGCACGGCGATGGATCCCGCCCGCGCCGAGGATCTGGCCAACTACCGGCTCGTCCTCGACGGCCCCGACCGCCTCCTTCGCATCACCTCCGCCTCCTACGACGAGGCGACCCGGACCGTCACCCTCTCCCCGAGCCGACGACTCCCCCTGCCCTTCACCTACCGGCTGACCGTCGTCGGCACCCCTCCCGGCGGCCTCACCTCCTCCTCCGGCGTCCCCCTCGACGGCGACGGCTCCGGCCAGCCCGGTTCCGACTTCACCGCCACCTTCGGCCGGGAGGCCCTCGACCGCCCCACCCCCCTCGACCCGGCCTCCCGGCTCGACGCCCTCCGCCTCCTGCTCCGGCAGCGGAGGGACGCCCGGCGATCGGGCATCTGA
- a CDS encoding thioredoxin domain-containing protein, whose protein sequence is MSHDENRPTNRLAAETSPYLLQHRHNPVDWYPWGEEAFEKARAEGKPVFLSVGYSACHWCHVMERESFEDEAIARLMNEYFVNVKVDREERPDVDQIYMSAVQALSGHGGWPMSVFLTPDARPFWGGTYFPPKDSRGMPGFPRVLTSIHEAWTNRRDSIMASAGELTNQLDSMGRVPESEGELSAELLDNAARQLARAFEPRHGGFGSAPKFPHPMDLRVLLREHARTGDAHALHMVRHTLGKMARGGIYDHLGGGFARYSTDDEWLVPHFEKMLYDNALLASTYVEAYQLTGDPEYARVAREIFDYVLGRMTDPEGGFYSTEDADSEGEEGKYYVWTLDEIREVLGPDRADTFAQAYDVTERGNWEGKTILNLPRPLEEAAASLGRDPGDLRRELDEERAELLEARGRRVPPGKDTKILASWNGLMIAALADGAHALADDRYLDAAEKAAGFILDRMRAEDGRLLHSFKDGRARFNAYLDDYANLADGLTRLYEATGRPRWIEAAMRMAEVMIGQFSDAEGGGFYYTSADHEALIARTKDAYDNATPSGNAMAATALARLAGLIGLSELDHHARRAVQSVRLVLEKAPTAAGQSLIALDFLLGEVREIAVVGGEDDAERVDVLRRIRSRFLPHAVVAPTPASEEDREEAERMVPLLQDRPTREGRTTIYVCEGFSCREPVLAEGLDEALGGSGSGGS, encoded by the coding sequence ATGTCCCACGACGAGAACCGACCGACCAACCGCCTCGCCGCCGAGACGAGCCCGTACCTGCTCCAGCACCGCCACAACCCCGTCGACTGGTACCCCTGGGGCGAGGAGGCGTTCGAGAAGGCCCGGGCCGAGGGGAAGCCGGTCTTCCTCTCGGTCGGCTACTCGGCCTGCCACTGGTGCCACGTCATGGAGCGCGAGAGCTTCGAGGACGAGGCCATCGCCCGGCTGATGAACGAATACTTCGTCAACGTGAAGGTCGACCGGGAGGAGCGCCCGGACGTCGACCAGATCTACATGTCGGCGGTCCAGGCCCTGAGCGGGCACGGCGGCTGGCCGATGTCGGTCTTCCTCACGCCCGACGCCCGGCCCTTCTGGGGGGGGACCTACTTCCCCCCGAAGGACTCCCGGGGGATGCCCGGCTTCCCCCGGGTGTTGACGAGCATCCACGAGGCCTGGACCAACCGCCGGGACTCGATCATGGCCTCGGCCGGGGAGTTGACGAATCAACTGGATTCGATGGGCCGGGTCCCCGAGTCCGAGGGGGAGCTGTCCGCCGAGCTGCTCGACAACGCGGCCAGGCAGCTGGCCCGGGCCTTCGAGCCCCGTCACGGCGGGTTCGGCTCGGCGCCGAAGTTCCCGCACCCGATGGACCTCCGCGTCCTGCTCCGCGAGCACGCCCGGACCGGGGACGCCCACGCCTTGCACATGGTCCGGCACACCCTGGGCAAGATGGCCCGGGGTGGCATTTATGACCACCTCGGCGGCGGCTTCGCCCGGTATTCGACCGACGACGAGTGGCTCGTGCCGCACTTCGAGAAGATGCTCTATGACAATGCGCTGCTCGCCTCGACCTACGTCGAGGCGTACCAGCTCACCGGGGATCCCGAGTACGCCCGGGTGGCCCGGGAGATCTTCGACTACGTCCTCGGCCGGATGACCGACCCCGAGGGCGGGTTCTACTCCACCGAGGACGCCGACAGCGAGGGGGAGGAGGGGAAGTACTACGTCTGGACCCTGGACGAGATCCGGGAGGTGCTCGGCCCCGACCGGGCTGACACCTTCGCCCAGGCTTACGACGTGACCGAGCGGGGGAACTGGGAGGGGAAGACGATCCTGAACCTGCCCCGGCCCCTGGAGGAGGCGGCGGCGTCGCTCGGCCGGGACCCGGGGGACCTCCGCCGGGAGCTGGACGAGGAACGGGCGGAGTTGCTGGAGGCCCGGGGCCGTCGGGTGCCGCCGGGGAAGGACACGAAGATCCTGGCCTCCTGGAACGGGCTGATGATCGCCGCCCTGGCCGACGGGGCCCACGCGCTGGCGGACGACCGCTACCTCGACGCCGCCGAGAAGGCCGCGGGGTTCATCCTCGACCGGATGCGGGCCGAAGACGGCCGGCTCCTGCACAGCTTCAAGGACGGCCGGGCCCGGTTCAACGCCTACCTCGATGACTACGCGAACCTCGCCGACGGGCTGACCCGCCTGTACGAGGCGACCGGCCGGCCGAGGTGGATCGAGGCCGCGATGCGGATGGCCGAGGTGATGATCGGCCAGTTCTCCGACGCCGAGGGGGGCGGCTTCTACTACACCAGCGCCGACCACGAGGCGCTGATCGCCCGGACCAAGGACGCCTACGACAACGCCACCCCCTCCGGCAACGCGATGGCCGCCACCGCCCTGGCCCGGCTGGCCGGCCTGATCGGGCTCTCGGAACTCGATCACCATGCCCGGCGGGCCGTGCAGTCCGTCCGGCTCGTGCTGGAGAAGGCGCCGACGGCGGCGGGGCAGAGCCTGATCGCCCTGGACTTCCTGCTAGGGGAGGTCCGGGAGATCGCCGTGGTCGGCGGGGAAGACGACGCGGAACGGGTCGACGTCCTGCGCCGGATCCGGTCGAGGTTCCTGCCGCACGCGGTCGTCGCGCCGACCCCCGCCTCGGAGGAAGACCGGGAGGAGGCGGAGCGGATGGTGCCCCTGTTGCAAGACCGGCCGACGCGGGAGGGGAGGACGACGATCTACGTTTGCGAAGGGTTCTCGTGCCGGGAGCCCGTCCTCGCCGAGGGGCTCGACGAGGCGCTCGGCGGGTCGGGATCCGGGGGATCCTGA